From the Deinococcus radiophilus genome, one window contains:
- a CDS encoding 6-pyruvoyl trahydropterin synthase family protein: MPWKLSTEFTFDSAHIIEGYDGPCGRLHGHTYRVRMELESERLRPSAHVRRGIMVADFKSLKWAKKDVDQGGLDHMFLNEHPELGDDTTAEVVAAYLHRETMRRIHADLEESDDGADLKLRVLLWETPESCCEYWE; the protein is encoded by the coding sequence ATGCCCTGGAAGCTGAGCACCGAATTCACCTTCGACTCTGCTCACATCATTGAAGGCTACGACGGCCCCTGCGGGCGGCTGCACGGCCACACCTACCGGGTGCGGATGGAGCTGGAATCTGAGCGCCTGCGCCCCAGCGCCCATGTGCGCCGGGGCATCATGGTGGCGGATTTCAAGAGCCTGAAATGGGCCAAGAAGGACGTGGATCAGGGAGGACTGGATCACATGTTCCTGAACGAACATCCCGAGCTGGGAGACGACACCACCGCCGAGGTGGTCGCTGCCTATCTGCACCGTGAAACCATGCGCCGTATTCATGCCGACCTGGAGGAAAGCGATGACGGCGCGGACCTAAAATTGCGCGTGCTGCTGTGGGAAACGCCGGAGTCCTGCTGTGAGTACTGGGAGTAA
- the queF gene encoding preQ(1) synthase yields the protein MTQTEPTPAATSAKDCGGFDRRYDVQGLDAIDVAVLDTFAAIREDDPVRYPGEPSEIVISTDEFSPVCPWSGLPDFGRLEIRYVPREKCVELKSLKYYLTSYRFVGIYHEHATRRVLADLVALLDPLRLSIDCDYGLRGGIRTAVKANYVAEDQK from the coding sequence ATGACCCAGACTGAACCCACCCCCGCTGCAACTTCCGCCAAAGACTGTGGAGGCTTTGACCGCCGCTACGACGTTCAGGGCCTGGACGCCATTGACGTGGCCGTGCTGGACACCTTTGCGGCCATCCGTGAAGACGACCCGGTGCGCTACCCCGGCGAACCCAGCGAAATCGTAATCAGCACCGACGAGTTCAGCCCGGTCTGCCCCTGGAGCGGTCTGCCCGACTTCGGGCGACTGGAAATCCGCTACGTACCGCGTGAAAAGTGCGTAGAACTCAAGAGCCTGAAGTATTACCTGACCTCCTACCGCTTCGTGGGCATCTACCACGAGCACGCCACCCGCCGGGTGCTGGCCGACCTGGTCGCCCTGCTGGACCCGCTGCGCCTGAGCATCGACTGTGACTATGGCCTGCGCGGCGGCATCCGCACGGCCGTGAAAGCGAACTATGTGGCCGAGGATCAGAAATAG
- a CDS encoding LysR family transcriptional regulator, which yields MELRHLRHFIALAEEGHFGRAAERVYVVQQASSSSVRRLEDEVGVPLVTRSTRRVELTPAGREFLAGARETLTLAEQTLERTRRAARGEVGHLTVGFVGGLVFGGLPEIVRVLRERSPDVGVELRELSAAEQEAALRSGQIDVGLMLLPVRDPALEARALWREPLVAALPAAHPLAGRERLHIHDLAGEDFVFFPRHQRATYFDQVMRWCAEAGFSPRVVQEGLEVPTLLSLVSAEVGMFLPISFFQRLGMQGVVYRPLEGAPLIDIVAVWRRGRKDALLDEFLGVAAEVLGPIREEFPQKAKAK from the coding sequence ATGGAACTCCGTCACCTACGCCACTTCATCGCCCTCGCCGAAGAAGGCCACTTTGGCCGCGCCGCCGAGCGGGTTTACGTCGTGCAGCAGGCCTCCAGCAGCTCGGTCCGCCGCCTGGAAGACGAGGTGGGCGTGCCGCTGGTGACGCGCAGTACCCGCCGGGTAGAGCTGACGCCAGCAGGGCGCGAGTTTCTGGCCGGAGCACGTGAAACCCTGACCCTGGCCGAGCAGACGCTGGAGCGTACCCGCCGCGCTGCACGGGGCGAGGTGGGGCACCTGACCGTGGGCTTTGTGGGCGGACTGGTGTTCGGCGGCCTACCGGAAATCGTGCGGGTACTGCGCGAGCGTTCGCCGGACGTGGGTGTGGAGCTGCGCGAACTGAGTGCGGCAGAGCAGGAGGCGGCTCTGCGAAGTGGGCAGATAGATGTGGGCCTGATGCTGCTGCCAGTGCGCGACCCAGCGCTGGAAGCCAGGGCGCTGTGGCGTGAGCCACTGGTGGCGGCCCTCCCGGCCGCGCACCCGCTGGCGGGGCGGGAGCGCCTGCACATCCATGACCTGGCGGGCGAGGACTTCGTGTTTTTTCCGCGCCATCAGCGGGCCACCTACTTCGATCAGGTGATGCGTTGGTGCGCCGAGGCGGGATTCAGCCCCCGCGTGGTGCAAGAGGGTCTGGAAGTGCCCACCTTGCTCTCGCTGGTGTCTGCCGAAGTGGGCATGTTCTTGCCGATCAGCTTTTTTCAGCGGCTGGGCATGCAGGGCGTGGTCTACCGACCGCTGGAGGGCGCACCGCTGATCGACATCGTGGCGGTCTGGCGGCGTGGGCGGAAGGACGCCTTGCTGGACGAGTTCCTGGGCGTGGCAGCGGAAGTGCTGGGACCAATAAGAGAGGAATTTCCGCAAAAGGCAAAAGCCAAGTGA
- a CDS encoding 7-carboxy-7-deazaguanine synthase QueE — MSTGSKAEVRSSSTKYPVYERFYTWQGEGVHLGRAAYFIRLYGCPQHCPWCDSAGTWHPEYRPESVGLMDAAALAEAVAAESPDGAVVIITGGEPILFDLVPLTDALHALGRRVHIETSGIAPLRGDLDWMTLSPKPSQKWPLPAVVARADEVKIIVHDPEDIQAGLDTLGGLRQDAVIWLHPEWSRARERDMRVLNAITEAVKANPRLRAGYQMHKLYRADNLDQHSDKRLIPLGGDTALGY; from the coding sequence GTGAGTACTGGGAGTAAGGCCGAAGTCCGCTCATCCTCTACCAAATACCCCGTCTACGAGCGCTTCTACACCTGGCAGGGCGAGGGGGTGCACCTGGGGCGGGCGGCCTACTTCATCCGGCTGTACGGCTGCCCGCAGCATTGCCCCTGGTGCGACAGCGCCGGGACATGGCATCCGGAGTACCGCCCCGAATCGGTGGGGCTAATGGACGCCGCAGCGCTGGCTGAGGCCGTCGCCGCCGAGAGTCCAGACGGGGCAGTGGTCATCATCACCGGCGGCGAGCCGATCTTGTTTGACCTGGTTCCACTCACGGACGCCCTACACGCGCTGGGCCGCCGGGTTCACATTGAGACCAGCGGCATCGCTCCACTGCGGGGTGATCTGGACTGGATGACGCTCTCACCCAAGCCCAGTCAGAAATGGCCGCTGCCCGCAGTGGTGGCCCGCGCCGATGAGGTCAAAATCATCGTGCATGACCCAGAAGACATCCAGGCCGGACTGGACACGCTCGGCGGCCTACGGCAAGACGCCGTGATCTGGTTGCACCCTGAATGGAGCCGCGCCCGTGAGCGTGATATGCGCGTGCTGAACGCGATCACCGAGGCGGTCAAGGCCAATCCGCGTCTGCGCGCTGGCTATCAGATGCACAAGCTTTACCGTGCCGATAATCTGGACCAACATAGCGACAAACGCCTGATCCCGTTGGGCGGGGACACGGCGCTGGGCTACTGA
- a CDS encoding quinone-dependent dihydroorotate dehydrogenase: MHPYRDLLKPQLFRFDPEDVHHFTIAGLGAAGRLPGLPALARRLSLPDVPELRQTLWGREFASPLGLAAGLDKNAEAVTAFGAMGFGFLEVGTVTPLAQSGNERPRLFRLPEDDALINRMGFNNGGMATMRRHLEGPRLCPVWVNIGKNKLTPNDEAASDYRKCVAELYPVADAFVVNVSSPNTPGLRALQAAGDLRALVAEVIDETERQRVRTARRTPPVLVKLAPDLHPADFGASVDAALAAGADGLIISNTTLSRDGLRSVHQGETGGLSGRPLRERSTELVRQAYSQAGGQVPIIGVGGIFTAQDAYEKILAGASLVELYSGLIYGGPSLPAEIARGLTALLRRGGFQDVADAVGRGVQNI, encoded by the coding sequence ATGCACCCCTACCGTGACCTGCTCAAGCCGCAGCTGTTCCGCTTCGACCCCGAAGACGTTCACCACTTCACCATTGCCGGGCTGGGTGCGGCGGGGCGGCTACCCGGCCTTCCGGCGCTGGCCCGCCGCCTCAGCCTGCCGGATGTGCCTGAGTTGCGCCAGACGCTCTGGGGCCGCGAGTTCGCCTCGCCGCTGGGCCTGGCCGCTGGTCTGGATAAGAATGCCGAGGCAGTCACAGCTTTCGGAGCGATGGGGTTCGGATTTCTGGAGGTCGGCACGGTCACACCGCTGGCACAGAGTGGCAACGAACGTCCCCGACTGTTCCGGCTGCCAGAAGACGACGCTCTGATCAACCGCATGGGCTTCAACAACGGCGGCATGGCCACCATGCGCCGCCATCTGGAAGGGCCGCGCCTGTGCCCGGTATGGGTCAACATCGGCAAGAACAAGCTGACACCCAACGACGAAGCGGCGAGCGACTACCGCAAATGCGTGGCCGAGCTGTACCCGGTGGCGGACGCTTTTGTGGTGAACGTGAGCAGCCCCAACACACCCGGCCTGCGCGCCCTGCAAGCAGCAGGCGACTTGCGTGCGCTGGTGGCCGAAGTCATAGACGAAACCGAACGCCAGCGGGTCCGTACCGCCCGCCGCACTCCTCCAGTGCTGGTCAAACTGGCTCCCGATCTGCATCCCGCCGACTTCGGGGCAAGTGTAGACGCTGCCTTGGCCGCTGGGGCGGATGGACTGATCATCTCCAACACCACCCTGAGCCGTGATGGGCTGAGGAGCGTCCACCAGGGCGAAACCGGCGGGCTGAGTGGCCGGCCCCTGCGAGAACGCTCGACCGAACTGGTGCGCCAGGCCTATTCACAGGCGGGCGGTCAGGTGCCGATTATTGGTGTAGGCGGCATCTTCACCGCACAGGACGCCTACGAGAAAATCCTGGCCGGGGCCAGCCTGGTCGAACTGTATTCGGGCCTGATCTACGGCGGCCCCAGCTTGCCTGCCGAAATAGCACGTGGCCTGACGGCACTGCTGCGGCGGGGCGGCTTCCAGGATGTGGCCGACGCCGTGGGCCGAGGGGTACAGAACATCTGA